A DNA window from Streptomyces bacillaris contains the following coding sequences:
- a CDS encoding branched-chain amino acid ABC transporter permease yields MNELPQQLVNGLLLGSMYGLVAIGYTMVYGIVQLINFAHGEIFMTGGFGALTVWLILPSGTSVLLALPLMLIGAIVVATTIAIGAERFAYRPLRGGPRLAPLITAIGLSLALQQAVWAWYPGAKSARTFPEIPGGPFELGPVTIQTGDVFLLIAAPISMAILGYFVMKTRTGRGMQATAQDPDTAKLMGINTDRIIVVAFALGATFAAIGAVAYGLKYGEVQFRMGFLLGLKAFTAAVLGGIGNIYGAMIGGLTLGVAETMAAAYVSEIPGLEQLGGQSWANAWAFVLLILVLLFRPQGIMGERVTDRA; encoded by the coding sequence GTGAACGAACTGCCGCAACAGCTGGTCAACGGCCTGCTACTCGGATCGATGTACGGGCTCGTCGCCATTGGCTACACGATGGTCTACGGCATTGTCCAGCTCATCAACTTCGCCCACGGCGAGATCTTCATGACCGGCGGCTTCGGGGCCCTCACGGTCTGGCTCATACTCCCCAGCGGCACCAGCGTGCTGCTCGCACTCCCCCTCATGCTCATCGGCGCGATCGTCGTCGCCACCACCATCGCCATCGGAGCGGAACGATTCGCCTACCGGCCCCTCCGCGGCGGCCCACGCCTGGCACCCCTCATCACCGCCATCGGCCTCTCCCTCGCCCTCCAGCAGGCGGTCTGGGCCTGGTACCCCGGCGCCAAGTCCGCCCGCACCTTCCCCGAGATCCCCGGCGGCCCCTTCGAACTCGGACCCGTCACCATCCAGACCGGTGACGTCTTCCTCCTCATCGCCGCCCCCATCTCCATGGCCATCCTCGGCTACTTCGTCATGAAGACCCGCACCGGCCGCGGCATGCAGGCAACCGCCCAGGACCCCGACACCGCCAAGCTCATGGGCATCAACACCGACCGCATCATCGTGGTCGCCTTCGCCCTCGGCGCCACCTTCGCCGCCATCGGCGCCGTCGCCTACGGCCTCAAGTACGGCGAAGTCCAGTTCCGCATGGGCTTCCTCCTCGGCCTCAAGGCCTTCACCGCAGCCGTACTCGGCGGCATCGGCAACATCTACGGCGCCATGATCGGCGGCCTCACCCTCGGCGTCGCCGAAACCATGGCCGCCGCCTACGTCTCCGAAATCCCCGGCCTCGAACAGCTCGGCGGCCAGTCCTGGGCCAACGCCTGGGCCTTCGTACTCCTCATCCTCGTGCTCCTCTTCCGGCCCCAAGGCATCATGGGCGAGCGCGTCACGGACAGGGCGTGA
- a CDS encoding branched-chain amino acid ABC transporter permease: MSTMTTTQTTTKVTAPAPAEPATSGILALPPHIARATATAGGAITVISAFLAWTWTSAFPGDLTVYGYPGGLQWLVLVSGALLTLFGLSSYGIKGLTWLTPQGADPAIRLAAYAALATAWFSMGAIATTLGGVVNLEPGAYVALAGTLIGWIGARSLPYERPETTPADPEDTGFGQFKHNLGNRWETYKGAFTTGTAAPAKTLPSYVEILIVAVVLALGLVVFTYGITTEYDELFIGFLITAGFGFAAIQKAGLIQRVSALTARHRNVTLVGAFAAAAAFPFTQSDDQYATIGVNILIFATVALGLNIVVGLAGLLDLGYVAFLGVGAYAAALVSGSPTSPFGIHLPFWQAILVGAVASMIFGVLIGAPTLRLRGDYLAIVTLGFGEIFRIAVLNLDGTSGPDVTNGSNGISSIPNLNLFGFDFGATHTIAGFTIGRFANYFFLMLLVTLIVVVVFRRSAESRIGRAWVAIREDETAAEAMGINGFRTKLIAFALGATLAGLAGAVQAHVTYTVTPEQYQFAHAVPPNSAFLLAAVVLGGMGTISGPLVGGALLFLIPAKLQFMSDYQLFAFGLALVLLMRFRPEGLIANRRQQLEFHEKDEAPATLTKAGA; this comes from the coding sequence GTGAGCACCATGACCACCACACAGACCACCACCAAGGTCACCGCACCCGCACCGGCCGAACCCGCCACCAGCGGCATCCTCGCCCTCCCCCCGCACATCGCACGGGCGACCGCCACCGCAGGCGGCGCGATCACCGTCATATCCGCCTTCCTCGCCTGGACCTGGACCTCCGCCTTCCCCGGCGACCTCACCGTCTACGGCTACCCCGGCGGCCTCCAGTGGCTCGTCCTCGTCAGCGGCGCCCTCCTCACCCTCTTCGGCCTCTCCTCCTACGGGATCAAGGGCCTCACCTGGCTCACCCCCCAAGGCGCCGACCCCGCCATCCGGCTCGCCGCCTACGCCGCCCTCGCCACCGCCTGGTTCTCCATGGGAGCCATCGCCACCACCCTCGGCGGCGTCGTCAACCTCGAACCCGGCGCCTACGTCGCCCTCGCCGGCACCCTCATCGGCTGGATCGGCGCCCGCTCCCTCCCCTACGAACGGCCCGAAACCACCCCCGCCGACCCCGAGGACACCGGCTTCGGCCAGTTCAAGCACAACCTCGGCAACCGCTGGGAGACCTACAAGGGCGCCTTCACCACCGGCACCGCCGCCCCGGCGAAGACCCTCCCCTCGTACGTCGAAATCCTCATCGTCGCCGTCGTCCTCGCCCTCGGCCTCGTCGTCTTCACCTACGGCATCACCACCGAGTACGACGAACTCTTCATCGGCTTCCTCATCACCGCAGGCTTCGGCTTCGCGGCGATCCAGAAAGCCGGACTCATCCAGCGCGTCTCCGCCCTCACGGCACGCCACCGCAACGTGACCCTCGTCGGCGCCTTCGCCGCCGCCGCGGCCTTCCCGTTCACCCAGTCCGACGACCAGTACGCGACCATCGGCGTCAACATCCTGATCTTCGCCACCGTCGCCCTCGGCCTCAACATCGTCGTCGGCCTCGCCGGACTCCTCGACCTCGGCTACGTCGCCTTCCTCGGCGTCGGCGCCTACGCCGCGGCCCTCGTCTCCGGCTCCCCCACCTCACCCTTCGGGATCCACCTGCCCTTCTGGCAGGCCATCCTCGTCGGCGCCGTCGCCTCCATGATCTTCGGCGTCCTCATCGGCGCCCCCACCCTGCGACTGCGCGGCGACTACCTCGCCATCGTGACCCTCGGCTTCGGAGAAATCTTCCGCATCGCCGTCCTCAACCTCGACGGCACCTCCGGCCCCGACGTCACCAACGGCTCCAACGGCATCTCCTCGATCCCGAACCTCAACCTGTTCGGCTTCGACTTCGGCGCCACCCACACCATCGCCGGATTCACCATCGGCCGCTTCGCCAACTACTTCTTCCTGATGCTGCTGGTCACCCTCATCGTCGTCGTGGTCTTCCGCCGCAGCGCGGAATCCCGCATCGGCCGCGCCTGGGTCGCCATCCGCGAGGACGAGACCGCCGCCGAAGCCATGGGCATCAACGGCTTCCGCACCAAGCTCATCGCCTTCGCCCTCGGCGCCACCCTCGCCGGCCTCGCCGGAGCCGTACAGGCACACGTCACCTACACCGTGACCCCCGAGCAGTACCAGTTCGCCCACGCCGTCCCGCCCAACTCGGCCTTCCTCCTCGCAGCGGTCGTCCTCGGCGGCATGGGCACCATCAGCGGACCCCTCGTCGGCGGCGCACTCCTCTTCCTCATCCCGGCCAAGCTCCAGTTCATGAGCGACTACCAGCTCTTCGCCTTCGGGCTCGCCCTGGTCCTCCTCATGCGCTTCCGCCCCGAGGGCCTCATCGCCAACCGCCGCCAGCAACTCGAATTCCACGAGAAGGACGAAGCGCCCGCCACTCTCACCAAGGCAGGGGCCTGA